The uncultured Carboxylicivirga sp. genomic interval TTTCCCATTGAATAGTATTGGTTTTATTACGTGCCATAATGGCTTCTCTGATTTTTATGGCTGTTTTAACGGCATGTAATTGTACATTTTCCTGTTTATGAAACATTCCGCAAACAGCCATATAGGCATCTCCAATGGTTTTAATGCGTGTACATTGTTGGGTATCTATTATTTTATCAAATTCTTTAAATGTATCCTGAAGTTCGCGAAGTAAGGTACCGTGCGACATTTTTCCAGATTTAGAAGTAAAATCTACCATGTCAACAAACATTACCACTGTATTTGTATATCTTCTGGGAGGAATGGAACCATACAACTTTATCTGATTTAGAATAGGTTCGGGTAATATTGATCGTAATATAGTATCGTTTTTATGGTTAGACAAAACCAGTTGATTTCGCTGTTCTTTTAAATCTTTTATCTGTGCAGAAAAGTTAAGAGCTGATTGAATACGTGCTAGTAATTCAGTTTCTTCAATTGGTTTTTTTACATAGTACAAAGCACCTGCTTCAAAAGCCTGTTTTATATGATTTTGTGAACTTGATGCCGATAGCATTATAATAGGAATGTCGGTGGTTAGCTCATTTCCTTTTAATTTTTTAACAGCCTCAAGTCCATCCATTATAGGCATTTCCCAATCCATTAGAATTAGATCAGGGAGATGACGAACAGCAAGCTTACAAGCATCTCTACCATTCGTGGCGGATAATATTTCTTTATCCTTATGGTTGCTTCTAATTATCTCACTAAATAAAGTGATTAAAGCAGCCGAATCATCTACTATTAAAATCGTTTTAGCCATCTAAAAAAATGTAACTGTTGCGTGTTGTGAGTGTACGTCTAAATAACAATTTTATTTACTAATCTTATATATAAGTTGGTTTTGTTTTGATGAAGCTTTATATTTTTAAGATATATTATTTAACCCAATGACTAACGTATGATAATTAATGACGAATTATTAGATGGAATTATTGAGCAATCCAGGTATAATAGTAGGCGTAGAAAAAACTACAATTTTCATGAAGTAATGGACGATCCGTTGCAAAGAATGATCAATGTTTTACAACCTGATAGCTACGTACAGCCGCATAAACATGAAGATCCGGATAAAAGAGAGGCATTTATCATTTTAAAAGGCCGTTTGTTGGTAGTTATTTTTGATGATGAGGGAAAGATAACGGATTCGGCAATATTGGATAATTCGAAAGGTAGTTATGGTTACGATATTAATCCGGGTATATTTCATTCTATTATCGCATTGGAACCCGATACGGTTGTATATGAAGTAAAGGATGGTCCGTACAATCCAATGGATGATAAAAATTTTGCTGCGTGGGCTCCCAAAGAAGGTGATGAAAATGCACTTTTTTATAATGAAAAACTGAAAAAGTTACTTTTATAAAATACCTGATTTTATTGATAGGGCAGCAATGAAAAAAAACGTGCTTACGTTTTGGTTAAAACATAAGCACGTTTTTTAATTTCATAGTTACGTTTTTTTAAAACGTAAGCATGTTTTTTTCGAAGCTTCAGTATGTTTTATTTAGGTTCCCAAAAACAGCGTTTAGGCGATACAATTTTTTCTTCAGCTTTAAGTGTTTTCATTGCTTTTTCTACCTCTTTTTTTTCCAATCCGCTAAGCTCAGCAATTTCACCGGCTCTTAAAGGTTTAGCTGCTTCTTTCATTGCGTTTAGCACTTTGTCTGTTGTTTCCATAATAAAGTAAAATTGAGTTTAGCCGAAAGATAAACAAACTCAAGTAAAGGCTTAACTATTTATTTTTCGAAAATCAGAACAGATCTATGTTTCTTCTTTTTTCGATTACAGAAGCTTTAGTATCTTTGCAGCTCAAATAATTACGATAATAACGAAACAATAATATGGCTCAGAAACCAAGTATACCTAAAGGTACCAGGGATTTTTCGCCTGTGGAGATGGTGAAACGTAACTACATTTTCGATACGGTAAAATCAGTTTTTCAAAAATATGGTTACTTGCCCATTGAAACGCCGGCAATGGAAAACCTATCTACTTTGTTAGGTAAATATGGTGAAGAAGGAGATAAGTTGCTTTTTAAAATTTTAAATTCGGGCGATTATCTTAAAAAGGCAGATGCTGGATTACTGGCCGAGAAAGCATCGAACAAAGTGATTACTCAGTTGAGTGAAAAAGGACTTCGTTATGATCTAACAGTTCCTTTTGCTCGTTTTGTTGTGCAACACCAGAGCGAAATCACATTCCCTTTTAAGCGTTACCAGATTCAACCGGTTTGGAGAGCCGATCGTCCTCAAAAAGGCCGTTATCGCGAGTTTTTCCAATGTGATGTGGATGTGGTTGGAAGCAACTCTCTGCTGAACGAAGTGGAGTTGATCCAGATTGTTGATGAGGTTTATCAACTTTTAAACATCAATGTGGTGTTAAAACTGAATAACCGTAAAGTTTTATCTGGAATTGCTGAAATCATCAATGCCTCAGATAAAATTGTTGATATCACTGTTGCTATCGATAAGCTGGATAAAATCGGTTTAGAGAAGGTGAATGAAGAGTTGGCTTCGAAAGGATTATCTGAGGAAGCGATCCAAACAATACAGCCTATCATCATGTTGAGTGGAAGCAACAGAGAAAAGGTTGTAAAGCTTCGTGAGGTATTAGCTGCTTCAGAAGTTGGCCTGAAAGGTGTTGACGAGTTGGAAGTGGTGTTGAATTATCTCGATACTTTAAATCTTGATTTGGAAGTGGAGCTGGATCTTACTTTGGCGCGTGGTTTGAATTATTATACAGGTGCCATTTTTGAGGTAAAAGCGAAAGATGTAGCAATCGGAAGTATTACTGGTGGTGGTCGTTACGACGATTTAACAGGTATCTTTGGTTTGAAAGATGTTTCGGGTGTGGGTATTTCATTTGGTGCCGATCGTATTTACGATGTAATGAACCAACTGGAGTTATTTCCTAAAGCCGACGGAGCAAAAACACGTGCGATGTTTGTGAATTTTGGTGGCGAAGATGAATTGTATGCATTGGCTATTCTTACCCAAATTCGTAAAGCAGGTATCAACGCTGAGTTATTTCCCGATGATGCCAAAATGAAAAAACAGATGAACTATGCCAATAAAAAAGAGATTCCTTTTGTAGTGCTTACAGGCGAGGAAGAAAGAAAAGAAGGCGTAGTTACATTGAAAAACATGGAAACTGGCGAACAAAGCAAGTTAGGAGTTGACGAATTGATAAAAGTCATCAGCATCTAAAAACGAAATTACATACTTTTGCGGATAAGGTATTTATTTACTTTATCCGCTTTTTTATGGGTAGAATATTAAAAAACAATAACCTCGTAATAAACTCATTTGGTGGCGATATTCGTTGTCCATGATGTGGGTACTTCTTAAATTGCTTTTTTGAAAAGTTATAGAAGTACATTGATAAACCAAAATTCGAATCTATCCATTATTAAATAATATTGTATTGCAATTTCACTTATGAATAAAATATATCACATTTCTCCCAAACCTTTATCTTTCGAAATTATCGAAACGATTCTTTCTGAAGGATATCACCTTAAATTGTCTGATGAATCGGTTGACTTGATTCAGGCTTGTAAAAAATATCTCGACGATAAAATAGCCAAAGAAGATGGACCTGTTTATGGGATCAATACCGGTTTTGGTGCTTTACATAGCATCTCAATTTCGAAAGACGATTTGAGTCGTTTGCAAGAGAATCTGGTGAAGAGCCATGCCTGTGGTATTGGACGTGAAGTGCCACGCGATGTGGTTAAGCTGATGCTAATGCTGAAAATCCATGCTTTAAGTTTAGGCAAATCAGGTGTTCAGTTAGCTACGGTTAATCGTTTAATCGATTTTTTTAATAATGGTATTTATCCAATTGTTTTTGAACAAGGATCATTGGGTGCATCTGGTGATTTAGCTCCTTTGGCTCACCTGTTTTTGCCATTGATAGGCGAAGGAGATGTGCATTTTAACGGTGAAACACGTCCGGCCATTGATGTATTGAACGAAAAAGGATGGGAGCCAATCAAATTAGGAGCAAAAGAAGGTTTAGCTCTGCTGAACGGAACACAGTTTATGAGTTCGCATGCTGTGTATACCTTGTTAAAAGCTTTCCGCTTATCGAAGTATGCCGATATTATTGCAGCTTTATCATTGGACGCTTTTGACGGTCGTATCGAACCTTATTTCCCGCAATTGCATACCATTCGTCCGCATAAAGGGCAGATTGAAACAGCCCGAAACATTAAAGCAATTTTGGAAGGAAGTGAATTGATTACACGTGATAAAAAACATGTTCAGGATCCATATTCTTTCCGATGTGTTCCTCAGGTGCATGGAGCTATTAAAGATGCGATCAACTACGTAGCAGGAGTGGTGCTAACTGAAATAAATTCAGTAACTGATAATCCTATCGTGTTCCCCGATGATGATATGATTATTTCGGGTGGAAACTTCCATGGTGAACCTTTGGCTTTGGCTATGGATTTCTTAGGAATTGCCATGAGCGAAATCGGAAGTATCTCAGAGCGTCGTACCTATCGTTTAATTTCAGGTGAGCGTGGTTTACCTGAGTTTTTGGTTGCTAATCCGGGTTTGAACAGCGGTTTTATGATTCCTCAATATTCGGCAGCGTCTATTGTTAGTTTGAATAAGCAGATGGCAACACCATCGTCGGTAGATAGTATTCCATCGTCTAATGAGCAGGAAGATCATGTGAGTATGGGAGGAAATGCTTCAACCAAAGCATTAAAAATTGCTGATAATGTGGAACGTGTTTTGGCCATTGAGTTATTCAATGCATCACAAGCAATGGAATTCCGTCGCCCGGCAAAAACATCAGAATATTTGGAGAGCTTTTTAGCTCAGTATCGTAATTACGTAACTTTTGTTGAAGAAGACAAAATCATGTACAAAGAGATTCAAAAAAGTGTTGATTTTCTTCAAAATGGCCGATTTGATGAGTTTCATTCAACGGAGAAATAATTAAGAAATTATCCCAATAATAGTAAGGAATGTTCATAATATTGGGCATTCCTTTTTTATTTTGATCCACTTTGGTTTTTTCCGTAATGAAAATTGCAGTACTTTTGCGGCTGAATTTTAGCAAAGTAAATATCATCATATGGCATTACAGTGTGGAATTGTTGGTTTACCAAATGTGGGAAAATCAACCTTGTTTAATTGCTTATCAAATGCAAAAGCCCAGTCGGCAAACTTTCCGTTTTGTACAATCGAACCGAATGTGGGTGTAATTACCGTTCCTGACGAACGATTAGTGAAGTTGGAAGAGTTGGTGAAGCCTCAGCGTGTTCAACCAACAACGGTTGAGATTGTAGATATCGCTGGTTTGGTAAAAGGTGCCAGTAAAGGTGAGGGTTTAGGAAATAAATTCTTAGCCAATATTCGCGAAACGGATGCAATTATTCATGTACTACGTTGTTTTGATGATGATAATGTTACCCACGTTGATGGTTCTGTGGATCCTGTTCGTGATAAGGAGATTATCGATTTGGAGCTTCAGTTTAAAGATTTGGAAACGGTAGAAGCCCGTTTGCAAAAAACAGAAAAAGCAGCCAAAAACTCAAAAGATCAGGATGCTAAAAAATTGGTTGAGGTTTTATATCGCTATAAAGAAGCATTTGAAAACGGTAAATCTGCTCGTACAGTTGAGCTAAACGAGCAAGAAGAAAGAGTTTGTAAAGATCTTTACTTGTTGACCAACAAACCGGTTATGTATGTTTGTAATGTAGATGAAGATTCCGTAACAACAGGTAATAAGCATGTTGAAGCAGTGCGCGAA includes:
- a CDS encoding adenylate/guanylate cyclase domain-containing protein is translated as MAKTILIVDDSAALITLFSEIIRSNHKDKEILSATNGRDACKLAVRHLPDLILMDWEMPIMDGLEAVKKLKGNELTTDIPIIMLSASSSQNHIKQAFEAGALYYVKKPIEETELLARIQSALNFSAQIKDLKEQRNQLVLSNHKNDTILRSILPEPILNQIKLYGSIPPRRYTNTVVMFVDMVDFTSKSGKMSHGTLLRELQDTFKEFDKIIDTQQCTRIKTIGDAYMAVCGMFHKQENVQLHAVKTAIKIREAIMARNKTNTIQWEIKIGLYCGDVICSSVTTTNLSFDIFGETVNMAARMQDMCEPMQINISHDIYDKVKDYYHIVTRTARKVKGAGTTPMYYIHRALNHDAENKQKGAAIQSNPLFLMN
- a CDS encoding WbuC family cupin fold metalloprotein, encoding MIINDELLDGIIEQSRYNSRRRKNYNFHEVMDDPLQRMINVLQPDSYVQPHKHEDPDKREAFIILKGRLLVVIFDDEGKITDSAILDNSKGSYGYDINPGIFHSIIALEPDTVVYEVKDGPYNPMDDKNFAAWAPKEGDENALFYNEKLKKLLL
- the hisS gene encoding histidine--tRNA ligase → MAQKPSIPKGTRDFSPVEMVKRNYIFDTVKSVFQKYGYLPIETPAMENLSTLLGKYGEEGDKLLFKILNSGDYLKKADAGLLAEKASNKVITQLSEKGLRYDLTVPFARFVVQHQSEITFPFKRYQIQPVWRADRPQKGRYREFFQCDVDVVGSNSLLNEVELIQIVDEVYQLLNINVVLKLNNRKVLSGIAEIINASDKIVDITVAIDKLDKIGLEKVNEELASKGLSEEAIQTIQPIIMLSGSNREKVVKLREVLAASEVGLKGVDELEVVLNYLDTLNLDLEVELDLTLARGLNYYTGAIFEVKAKDVAIGSITGGGRYDDLTGIFGLKDVSGVGISFGADRIYDVMNQLELFPKADGAKTRAMFVNFGGEDELYALAILTQIRKAGINAELFPDDAKMKKQMNYANKKEIPFVVLTGEEERKEGVVTLKNMETGEQSKLGVDELIKVISI
- the hutH gene encoding histidine ammonia-lyase, which translates into the protein MNKIYHISPKPLSFEIIETILSEGYHLKLSDESVDLIQACKKYLDDKIAKEDGPVYGINTGFGALHSISISKDDLSRLQENLVKSHACGIGREVPRDVVKLMLMLKIHALSLGKSGVQLATVNRLIDFFNNGIYPIVFEQGSLGASGDLAPLAHLFLPLIGEGDVHFNGETRPAIDVLNEKGWEPIKLGAKEGLALLNGTQFMSSHAVYTLLKAFRLSKYADIIAALSLDAFDGRIEPYFPQLHTIRPHKGQIETARNIKAILEGSELITRDKKHVQDPYSFRCVPQVHGAIKDAINYVAGVVLTEINSVTDNPIVFPDDDMIISGGNFHGEPLALAMDFLGIAMSEIGSISERRTYRLISGERGLPEFLVANPGLNSGFMIPQYSAASIVSLNKQMATPSSVDSIPSSNEQEDHVSMGGNASTKALKIADNVERVLAIELFNASQAMEFRRPAKTSEYLESFLAQYRNYVTFVEEDKIMYKEIQKSVDFLQNGRFDEFHSTEK
- the ychF gene encoding redox-regulated ATPase YchF — protein: MALQCGIVGLPNVGKSTLFNCLSNAKAQSANFPFCTIEPNVGVITVPDERLVKLEELVKPQRVQPTTVEIVDIAGLVKGASKGEGLGNKFLANIRETDAIIHVLRCFDDDNVTHVDGSVDPVRDKEIIDLELQFKDLETVEARLQKTEKAAKNSKDQDAKKLVEVLYRYKEAFENGKSARTVELNEQEERVCKDLYLLTNKPVMYVCNVDEDSVTTGNKHVEAVREAVKDENAEILMIAAKTESEIAELETYEERQEFLEDLGLKESGVAKLIRSAYSLLQLQTYFTAGVKEVRAWTFHKGYVAPQAAGVIHSDFEKGFIRAEVIKYDDFVALGSEQACKEKGKMSIEGKEYVVQDGDIMHFRFNV